Genomic segment of Corythoichthys intestinalis isolate RoL2023-P3 chromosome 7, ASM3026506v1, whole genome shotgun sequence:
AAGACTGTTGACATTTCAATACTAGATGCTGACATGCAGTCATTTGACAGTGTTGTCTGAACTATTGacaattattttcaattttacatTTGTGTCTTTGCTACAGGACGGGGCCACGGCTCTTTTCCTCGCAGCTCAGGGCGGTCATGTGACTGTCACCCGTCAGCTGTTGGCATCAGGCGCCAAAGTCAACCAACCAAGAGAGGTACTGTCAAACGTTCACTTGCTTGACTCATTGACTAATATTTCAATGTCTATTGGCGTCAATGTCATCTAATAAGTCACACATTTATTGACAGTAATTAGTAGTTGCCGGATGAtagctttttaaccgatatctcgATAttatccaactccaaaaatccgataccgatatgaaACTGATACTGATATATGCGGTGGACTCGTGAACCAAACATTTTATTGCTATTTGTATTGTAATGCCACACTGgataatttaaaaatgataaatgtaacaacttcaaagttttccaaataaaataaaaattctgtgTAATATAAGAGAACAAATTCAACTgaatttatagaaaaaaaaatcctacatgTACTTATAATGTGAACTGAATTGAAACAAAATgtccataaataaatataagGAATTATTCACAATTAAATCACGTTCATAATAGTTACCCTAAATAGCCACTAGGGGGCGACAAAAGCGTCACAAATACAGGTAGGCAATCATAGGACATGtcaatgcaatgacaattcaCAAGAGGCATTTTGCTGGGCTATTGcagtttttttctaattgtcATTGTGACTATTTATTTCTGGTAGCGCAGTAGTTATATGTAATGACTTTAtacttcattatttttcaaaaatgtcttgtaatttttgcaccatgaatgcaaatggtctccccacacaacaaatcccaagcatctgtgTATAAAGATGTTTAATGGTCAACGAGTATAAACGCTatgctgaaacatgatcatctcTAACTTGGTAGCAGTAGGTTGTTACAGTCATTGTAAAAAagaaacatgcatattggcttaAAACCTAAATGGAAAAACTAATTTTGATATTATCAATATATGGATATATTGATATTATTATGTAATTTGTAATTACTGTTATTGGCTGATATTATCGGCTGCTGGTATTATTGGCTACTGATTAAGTGGTCATGTTTCACTGTCAgggacagcgatagatgtctcATCCAATTTGAATGGGAGGAGTTGGCATCAATTgaatgattgctgccagccttcccagtcaaaatgtatttggCATCTCTCGCCATCAATGACAGTCAGTGAGTTGATTAAATTGCTGCTCATTTGTCTTACAGGATGGTACTGCCCCCCTGTGGATGGCAGCTCAAATGGGACACAGTGACGTGGTCCGAGTACTTCTCTTGCGTGGTGCAGATCGAGACGCCTATAGAGAAGTATACATATGTTAATGCTGGATGATGATGACAAATTCTCATCACAATTAAAAACACCTATTGACTGCGACAGCCGTCCAGTCCATCTTAACCGAGAGAGGATGCTGAAAGCACTCTCAGCCAAAGGGTATTTGACAAATATCGCCGACAATGGCAGCTCATACGTTAATTCATataataattgaaaataaaaacattagacGTTACAACagttggagattttttttatgtttccaGAATTGAAAGTTGTCTAAAATTTGCCCAAATTTACTGtctggtcaatgtaaaaactgTTTATTTTTAGAGTAGATCTGGTTCGTCTTGCTCTGTCAAagtcatccaatgagttaattcaGAGTTAATTCACCCtgcactagggatgtcccgatccaggtttttgcacttgcgatccgataccgatattgttttgcactttcgATCCGatacgatactggccgataccgacctatctgagcatgtgttaaagtttagttatttagcctccttacttagttgtcagactcatgttgaaaaaggttttagtactcttgataacaacgagccagctgaattaggtgagtttgaataacacacaacagttggtaacaagaaactgacctgtttattcagtgacaaacacaaaacataaataacaaacagaaatggcatagtcagtcagtaaaacgtgcaaatattattgtaaactgtcttaaaaaaagcaaaacacaccaacaacctcagtggaaaatcccacaaatcccccaagctattagatgcttttaatgttttgtgcattagttacaaaaattgtataaaaagcctctcaggtttaaataaatgactatttcagtatcaagttaacattttaaaacagtaaataaaatactcaattccccattctgtatcagcagctttaaactacattcaattcatttaattttgcgaatcaactgttataagttgttaaaattgctcccgttattctgtaatttcccttctgtctactttcgacatgtgaaagttttaaaactgttttgaagatagatttaagtcaagattttgccgatttaggagtattttagataaaaagttaattaggtttgcttggaaggttcacaacagcctactagggaagtcttctgctctaagatggcggctgtttaccaacacatctggttttcaatacttcaatgttgctaacgcagtcgagtctgtcatcatgcatctagttctatatacatatatctattatctccagtaaaacgacgttgacgtagtttggagcggctgtcagcagcagtcaggtattcttgtgttttttatccagcggcatgagttgagctgaagccgtgagttgagcattggcattacccgggtctaagacaagttatgtttacttttgggatgcaatgcggtcagtttctcattgtatcccgaagaccgcgctgtgtattagttccgctttacttgacatatttcaataatcggaatttagatgtttgtgaatcgttctcgaattttccacggccgaatcgcgtgttggatggtgcgtctttactcacgtgagataatggctcgtcatccagaatgggaAACAGGaaatagggaaaccgaagcaaaaacgggaatggattatgtaaatcggtgcgctggaaaacccggaaaaactggatcggaagtctggatcggaatttttccccatgttccgatccgataccgatgcgcatttttttgcccgtaTCGGCGTCCGAGCCAATCTAaatattggatcgggacatctctaccctGCACTACTATACATTAACTATAACTgctatttattaaaaataatggaAAAATCTTGTATACAAAAGGGAATGTGAACCGTAACAAGCAAAGTCGACATGTACTAGTATGTAAATCATAGTTTTGGTAAAACAAGAAATATCTGCATGAAAAAGTCACGTAATAGGTAGCTTTATCTTTTGACATTCATTTGCTGGCTATGTCACAAGGACGGTTCCACAGCATTATTCAAAGCAGCAATGAAGGGACACAGCAGTGTCATCGAGGAGCTCCTCAAGTTCTCTCCTTCACTCGGCCTTCTCAAGGTAAACCAAAACCTTTAAAGAATGACTCGTCCACTTAAACGTGTGTTATTGCGGCATGTGTCATCCACAGAATGGCTCCACAGCCCTCCACGCTGCTGTTGTCGGCGGTAGCGTCCAGACTGTTCAGCTTCTCCTCAGCGCCAACGCCGACCCAGCACTTGCCAACGAGGTCGACAACTAAAATATGCCGGGACATGACATAAATTTCACTCCCTTCTCTTCTTTCCTGTGTTACAGAACGACCAACTCCCAGCTGACCTTGCCAAAAACCAACGCATCTTGAGGGTATTGCGTCCAAAAGTCTTGAATGCTACGACGGACGACAATCGTTGTTCCTTTCTCCGTGTCTGCCTGTACTGACATTGTTCTCATTAGAAGTTGCATTAATGGGGAAATCATATTTaacatacatacattttgaGCTAGTATTTCAAGACACCACAATAAATGTGATGTCATAATTAATAATACAGTATTATAAAATTGTAAAGTTATCATCGCCACCATTGTTTGTCATGAAAGTTATATTTTTCACACATTTGATTTGCCTTTTCAACACAAATACAAAAGAGTAAGTTTGATGATGTGTGATCGTATGCATGTTGTTGGATGGAAATAAGTGAATGAGAGGGAATTGAGCAACCCTTTGGTCCTTAATGTGTTTTGTCAGTATGCTAGTGCCAGATGTTCACTGTGAAATATGTCAAAAGCAATCTTGGTATTATTAAAGCATACTTTAAAACTGACAAATTttgtaatatatttattttcttatgTGTTTACCAAGTGATGAACTTAGCATTTACATTAATAAGAAtaaaagatatatatttttggcAGTAATTAGGATGTTTTTAATCATAAAATTACTTCATAAAAATTTGTTTCTTATTGATATATTACTATTACGATTCTCATTCAATAAGTTAAttaatgataaataataaatatttcaaaatattgatttcactttttttgataaaatgacagttaattattttaaataattgaaTTTGAAAATGAGCGAGAgattttttcaattcaattaaaatattttagtttaattattttttaggtGATTGATTTGTTGAAATGTTGTTCCTCAATGTATTTCAATTGGAAGAATTCAATAACAAACAATTCTGGTTAaataatttacatttttaagtaaAATGATTTGGTGATTCATTGGACATTTTATTCCAACAAAAGCttgtttgaaatgtattaaattgtgacttattttatattttacccTATTGGTTAATttgtcaattaatttaatgtgaaAGATATATTTAAGATGAATgatttgaaattattattttacatttttaaatcaacGCATCGGTTAAATACGACTGAATTGATAATTACGAATTACATTTATCTTTGATCATCAAAATGAACTATTTAGCATTAACATTACACGTTTCATCAATGCATCTATTTTATTTTCATCATTTTATTCacgaatttatttaaaattgcaTGCGTTTACTTTTTCCGCGTGCCATTTACCTGGGAGCCGTATGACGTCATCGGAGAGGGCTTGACACGTGACCGCCAAGGACGTGTCAGGTAAGTCTCGTAGACACGGAAGCGCGAGACTTTTACCTACTGGAAAGTTATCTGaaaatgacaagaaattagctaGAATACCGGGATTTAGGATACATTTCTTCGAAACAAACAACCATAATGGCCGGTGGTAATTTGAACGTGAGTAACTTAATTTCACAAATGAACCGAGAAAGGTTTTCATCTTTGaagcatcaagacatttctttacAGGCTGGCTTATTGTTTTGCGCACTCATTccttgttttgtattttattgtggTTTTCTAAAGTATTACTCCAATTCGAGGGCGTATgtctgcatagggacggtagggacataacgctaccaacttttcacgatgctcaaattgtccccaccaactttttagcaactttatttgcattatatgatgACTTAAAttatacaggtaatttagaaaccccacctccttaaaatggggggggggggggggggggggggggcggtgcaATTCCCTtggtttcagtgtaaatctactaataagtaaaattatccgccggtgcttcaagtaaatttttgccagatttcttgaaataagatgatagctagctgaaaataatcataaaagacttattttaagcaaaaagttttgtatatttaatcttttaaaaaaaaacttcacatttcagtcggaaatgttcttaattcaataatggatattgttcaaaacattatttgaaagcatttttttcttcatttaggtgagaaatgaccaacttttagatgtatgggcttaataagaacaaatgaaaatatttacctaaagtaaatggaagaatctgacgcaacAATCTGTTaattagcctttaacactcaaaaaaagatggagaaaattatttaactagatttaagaaaaatgatcagattacgATGTCAAAAAATCTGCAGTGTGAAACGAGCAAGggtataggtttggtctcaatattggtagggacgatataacaacatagcctgcatgtacacttttgctggggacgggacattgataagaccaaacagattgggtgaacgggggtcagggctacagtaCATTTCTCAGgatattaatttttaattgattggcaaaatgatcaatccaAAATAAATCTGTCTTTCACACTACAAATTAATAACGTCTTagtctgataatttttcttaagtCTAAtcggataattttctccatcttgcttTGATGGACTAGTTTCTTGTAGCACTGGCAGatattttcacttatttctagtagatttacacaaaataacacgggaatttaactagtttttaggaggtgtgtttttgcgtgTTTTGCGCGTATGTTTTAGTTCAGGTGATATACCGTTTCATTCAAACCTTCGTTTTCAGAaagtactaaagaaacatttataAAGCTTCCAGAATGATTGTCTGAAAtttataagcaaatttaaattgcaata
This window contains:
- the ankrd29 gene encoding ankyrin repeat domain-containing protein 29; this encodes MSFKKDTPLANAVFWAAHKGNVALLQLLLNSGRVDADCRDKSGTTALMVASYGGHRECVKQLIMQGADINYQRETGSTALFFASQQGHNDVVRLLFEFGASTEFHTKEGGTALTAASQHGHAAVTETLLKNGANVHDQLNDGATALFLAAQGGHVTVTRQLLASGAKVNQPREDGTAPLWMAAQMGHSDVVRVLLLRGADRDAYREDGSTALFKAAMKGHSSVIEELLKFSPSLGLLKNGSTALHAAVVGGSVQTVQLLLSANADPALANENDQLPADLAKNQRILRVLRPKVLNATTDDNRCSFLRVCLY